The following proteins come from a genomic window of Pectobacterium actinidiae:
- a CDS encoding helix-turn-helix domain-containing protein — MTGMQITGLTQQSLSDATGIHVQQIKRYEAGSLQPTAEALKKLTIVLHVSSDFLLFEPGECEPEDDLKLRFEAVAAMPAEEQEVAKAVLDAMIVKNQVSQTMARVTKPMGKEKD; from the coding sequence ATGACCGGGATGCAGATCACGGGTTTGACACAACAAAGCCTCTCTGACGCCACCGGTATCCATGTACAACAGATTAAACGCTACGAAGCCGGTAGCTTACAGCCTACCGCCGAGGCCTTAAAGAAGCTCACCATTGTGCTGCATGTTTCATCTGATTTTCTGCTGTTTGAACCCGGTGAATGTGAGCCGGAAGATGATTTGAAGCTGAGGTTTGAAGCCGTCGCTGCCATGCCTGCTGAAGAGCAGGAAGTGGCTAAAGCCGTGCTGGATGCGATGATTGTGAAGAATCAGGTTTCCCAGACTATGGCACGAGTGACGAAGCCGATGGGCAAAGAGAAGGATTAA
- a CDS encoding DUF1795 domain-containing protein — translation MYQMNEGTLAIPADWRDESLHVFVLPGDAINLVVNRTPIDFGLTAETVYQQTLGQFAAHLKGYEERGIWTLTLDGQPAHGLEYTWRSPEGPMHQVVVMQVRGELLMTFTVTVAGELSAEQKTAMLAVVETFKAAT, via the coding sequence ATGTATCAGATGAATGAAGGGACGCTGGCTATCCCCGCTGATTGGCGTGATGAATCACTCCATGTTTTTGTTCTGCCGGGAGATGCCATCAATTTGGTTGTCAACCGTACCCCAATTGACTTCGGTCTGACAGCAGAGACGGTTTATCAGCAGACGTTAGGCCAGTTTGCAGCACACCTGAAAGGGTATGAAGAGCGCGGCATTTGGACATTGACGCTGGATGGGCAACCCGCACACGGCCTGGAATATACCTGGCGGTCGCCGGAAGGGCCGATGCATCAGGTTGTCGTGATGCAGGTGCGCGGTGAGTTATTGATGACGTTTACCGTAACCGTAGCAGGCGAGCTCAGTGCGGAGCAGAAGACAGCAATGCTGGCGGTGGTCGAGACATTTAAAGCTGCCACCTGA
- a CDS encoding SMI1/KNR4 family protein, with amino-acid sequence MTMPKLDSILVPPVSPNESGSGDAWPSIDEGITFPNDYVEFISSYGTGRIANFIAIFSPFTQNNDLNFFEQKKLIIEDFDYLNNEDPDYFKYNLYPEKNGLLPIGVTDNGDYIFWVVSDLKNSDAWGTAIVASRSPDIEYFDENITSLLSGVLLKKIKPDSLPNNFPPDNIIFEKY; translated from the coding sequence ATGACCATGCCTAAATTAGATAGTATTTTAGTCCCACCGGTTTCTCCCAATGAGTCTGGTAGCGGTGATGCTTGGCCTTCTATAGATGAAGGCATTACATTTCCTAATGACTATGTTGAGTTTATCAGTAGCTATGGTACGGGACGAATTGCTAATTTTATTGCGATATTTAGTCCATTTACTCAAAATAATGATCTTAATTTTTTTGAGCAAAAAAAATTAATTATTGAAGACTTTGATTACCTTAATAATGAAGATCCAGACTATTTTAAATATAACCTTTATCCGGAAAAAAACGGACTTTTACCAATAGGTGTAACGGATAATGGTGATTATATTTTTTGGGTTGTTTCCGATCTAAAAAATAGTGATGCATGGGGAACGGCAATAGTTGCGTCTAGATCACCTGATATAGAATATTTTGATGAAAACATAACATCTTTATTGTCTGGTGTGTTATTAAAAAAAATAAAACCAGATTCGTTACCTAATAACTTCCCTCCTGATAATATCATTTTTGAGAAATATTAG
- a CDS encoding Hcp family type VI secretion system effector produces the protein MPTPCYISIEGKTQGNITAGAFTSDSVGNIYVEGHEDEMLVQEFKHIVTVPTDPQSGQPSGQRVHKPFKFTVALNKAVPLMYNALASGEMLPTVTLKWYRTSVEGKQEHFFSTILTDATIVDVNCQMPHCQDPAKLDYTQLIEVSLAYRKIDWEHTVAGTSGSDDWRAPVEA, from the coding sequence ATGCCAACTCCATGCTATATCAGCATCGAAGGTAAAACTCAGGGCAACATTACCGCGGGTGCTTTCACTTCTGATTCTGTCGGCAACATCTATGTGGAAGGCCACGAAGACGAAATGCTGGTACAGGAATTCAAACACATCGTCACCGTACCAACTGACCCACAGTCTGGTCAGCCGTCCGGCCAACGTGTGCACAAACCGTTCAAATTCACCGTCGCGCTGAACAAAGCCGTTCCGCTGATGTACAACGCCCTGGCGTCTGGTGAAATGCTGCCGACCGTGACCTTGAAATGGTACCGCACGTCGGTTGAAGGTAAGCAAGAGCACTTCTTCTCTACCATCCTGACCGATGCCACCATCGTTGACGTTAACTGCCAGATGCCACACTGCCAGGATCCCGCGAAGCTGGACTACACCCAACTGATTGAAGTGTCACTGGCCTACCGCAAAATCGACTGGGAACACACCGTTGCCGGGACTTCTGGTTCCGATGACTGGCGTGCGCCGGTCGAAGCGTAA
- a CDS encoding valine--pyruvate transaminase, whose translation MNFSLFGKKFTRHAGITQLMDDLNEGLRTPGAIMLGGGNPAHIPEMDSYFKQLCQDMLEQGKLTEALCNYDGPQGKDTLLNALAELLSNELGWQIGPQNIALTNGSQSAFFYLFNLFAGRHSDGSLKKVLFPLAPEYIGYSDSGLDDNMFVSVRPQIELLPEGQFKYHVDFDNLSITEDIGLVCVSRPTNPTGNVLTDDELMRLDILAQQHNIPLLIDNAYGVPFPGIIFSDATPLWNPNIILCMSLSKLGLPGSRCGIVIADEKVISAIGNMNGIISLSPGAIGPALAHEMIQRGDLLRLSNDVVRPFYQQRVTETIAIIRRYLSPEQCLIHKPEGAIFLWLWFKDLPITTEILYQRLKKRGVLMVPGHYFFPGLDQNWPHAHQCMRMNYVPEPEKIERGIAILAEEVEKAMQEG comes from the coding sequence ATGAACTTTTCTCTTTTCGGCAAGAAATTCACGCGCCACGCTGGCATCACTCAGTTAATGGACGATCTGAACGAAGGGCTGCGTACGCCAGGCGCAATCATGCTGGGGGGCGGCAATCCGGCACACATCCCAGAGATGGATAGCTACTTCAAACAGCTGTGTCAGGATATGCTGGAACAAGGGAAATTAACGGAAGCGCTATGCAACTACGACGGCCCGCAAGGTAAGGACACACTGCTTAATGCATTGGCCGAACTGCTGAGTAATGAATTAGGCTGGCAGATTGGACCACAGAACATTGCACTAACAAATGGCAGCCAGAGTGCGTTTTTCTACTTATTTAATCTGTTTGCCGGTCGCCACAGCGATGGCAGCCTGAAAAAGGTGCTGTTCCCGCTGGCACCAGAATATATCGGCTATTCGGATTCCGGGCTGGATGACAACATGTTCGTCTCCGTTCGCCCTCAGATCGAGCTGTTGCCCGAAGGGCAATTTAAATATCACGTCGATTTCGATAACTTGTCGATTACTGAGGATATCGGGCTGGTTTGCGTATCTCGCCCGACCAATCCAACCGGTAACGTGCTGACCGACGATGAGCTGATGCGTCTGGATATTCTGGCGCAGCAGCACAACATTCCCCTGCTGATTGATAACGCCTATGGTGTGCCTTTCCCCGGCATCATCTTCAGCGATGCGACGCCGCTGTGGAACCCGAACATCATCCTGTGTATGAGCCTGTCCAAGCTAGGTCTACCTGGCTCACGCTGCGGTATCGTCATTGCAGATGAAAAGGTGATTTCCGCCATCGGCAACATGAACGGCATCATTAGCCTGTCTCCGGGGGCAATCGGCCCGGCACTGGCACATGAGATGATTCAGCGTGGCGATCTGCTGCGCTTATCTAACGACGTCGTCCGCCCGTTCTACCAGCAGCGTGTAACGGAAACCATCGCGATCATTCGCCGCTATCTATCACCCGAACAGTGCCTGATTCATAAGCCGGAAGGTGCGATCTTCCTGTGGCTGTGGTTTAAGGATCTGCCTATCACGACAGAAATTCTGTACCAGCGCCTGAAAAAACGCGGCGTCCTCATGGTGCCGGGTCACTATTTCTTCCCCGGCTTAGATCAGAACTGGCCGCACGCTCACCAGTGCATGCGCATGAATTATGTGCCGGAGCCGGAAAAAATCGAACGCGGTATTGCGATTCTGGCGGAAGAAGTGGAAAAAGCGATGCAGGAAGGCTAA
- a CDS encoding SymE family type I addiction module toxin, producing the protein MAKAHSKSDVTVNKATKTARYYTVGYAPQNGRPNPPSAINLKGRWLEESGFMTGMPIMVTVERGRILIETEINL; encoded by the coding sequence ATGGCTAAGGCACATTCTAAGTCAGACGTCACCGTTAATAAAGCAACCAAAACAGCACGTTACTACACGGTGGGATACGCCCCGCAAAACGGCAGGCCCAACCCGCCGTCAGCGATTAACCTTAAAGGCCGCTGGCTGGAAGAATCAGGGTTTATGACCGGGATGCCGATAATGGTGACTGTGGAGCGGGGAAGGATACTGATTGAGACGGAGATTAATCTCTGA
- a CDS encoding aldose 1-epimerase family protein, producing MKKLLAIGITLALTSWQLSAQTFVLTDAEGSVEKGNWQIGSDALKIKNQPFSIEQKVLHGGRQEGSKVITITSQNGLKIALSPTRGMNLLHVTGKNIRLGWDSPVDEVVNPNTINLESRNGLGWLEGFNEMMVRCGFEWTGHPVVSDGMIYTLHGRAGNTPASKVVVEVSDTAPHTITVRGLLKENSFKKSNLETWTELRYVPGSESFTVHDVLTNKADYPRDYQIIYHSNFGTPILEEGARFIAPVKEISPFNDHAKAGLATWQTYKGPTKDFDEMVFNITPYTDAQGKTLAALVNKAGDKGVSIAFDTHQLPLLTLWKNTDTEKQGYVTGIEPGTNYAYPVTIEREQGRVKKLQPGQSTTFELTYSLLSSADAVQKTEQKVKAIQGDNKITLTEKPIAVE from the coding sequence ATGAAAAAATTACTGGCTATAGGCATTACACTGGCGCTGACATCATGGCAACTCTCGGCGCAGACGTTTGTGCTGACAGATGCTGAAGGCAGTGTCGAAAAGGGAAACTGGCAAATTGGCAGTGATGCCCTGAAGATCAAAAATCAGCCTTTCAGCATTGAGCAAAAAGTCCTGCACGGCGGCCGTCAGGAAGGCAGTAAAGTGATCACGATTACCAGTCAGAACGGCCTGAAAATTGCCCTTAGCCCGACGCGAGGGATGAACTTGCTGCATGTAACAGGCAAAAACATCCGTCTAGGGTGGGATTCGCCGGTTGATGAGGTCGTAAACCCGAATACCATCAATCTGGAAAGCCGTAATGGATTGGGCTGGCTGGAAGGTTTCAATGAGATGATGGTGCGCTGCGGCTTCGAATGGACGGGTCACCCGGTCGTCAGCGATGGCATGATCTATACCTTGCATGGCCGTGCGGGCAACACACCTGCTTCAAAAGTGGTGGTGGAGGTCAGCGATACAGCGCCGCATACCATTACGGTACGGGGACTGCTCAAGGAAAACAGCTTCAAGAAGTCGAATCTGGAAACCTGGACTGAGCTGCGTTACGTCCCCGGCAGCGAGTCGTTTACCGTGCACGATGTGCTGACGAACAAAGCCGACTACCCGCGAGACTATCAAATTATCTACCACAGCAATTTCGGCACGCCGATTCTGGAAGAGGGTGCGCGTTTCATCGCACCAGTAAAAGAGATTTCTCCGTTCAATGACCACGCCAAAGCCGGTCTGGCAACCTGGCAAACCTATAAAGGGCCAACCAAAGACTTTGATGAAATGGTGTTTAACATTACGCCGTATACGGATGCACAGGGCAAAACGCTGGCGGCGCTGGTGAACAAGGCGGGAGATAAAGGCGTGTCGATCGCCTTTGATACCCATCAACTGCCGCTGCTGACGCTGTGGAAAAACACAGATACGGAGAAACAGGGTTACGTGACGGGCATCGAACCCGGTACTAACTACGCCTACCCGGTGACGATAGAGCGTGAACAAGGGCGGGTTAAAAAACTCCAACCCGGCCAGAGCACCACGTTTGAGCTGACGTACAGTCTGCTGAGTAGCGCTGACGCGGTACAGAAAACAGAACAGAAAGTGAAAGCCATTCAGGGCGATAATAAAATCACGCTGACGGAAAAACCCATCGCCGTCGAGTAA
- the tssI gene encoding type VI secretion system tip protein VgrG — translation MANSTGLQFTVKVGALPASTFSVVDFQLSEALNQPFALSLNLASPLPGIDFGAVLDQPCELLVWYEGELQRRVSGIVSAFAQGDTGFRRTRYQAEIRPALWRLGLRTNARIFQAQKPEAIIGALLEEAGITDYAFALRNEHAVREYCVQYRESDLAFITRLAAEEGLFFFHEFEEGKHRVVFADDAGALAKGPELFFNLATQGLSEGAYVHRFRYAEAVSTAEVALKDYSFKTPAYGLLHQKISGELEHQRESYQHFDYPGRFKQDPSGKAFTGYRLDALRAGAMTGSGESNAAELMPGSSFTLTEHPNLALNIAWQLVAITHSGQQPQALEEESGGEPTTYSNSFEVVKASTTWRADLPYKPMVDGPQIATVVGPAGEEIYCDQYGRVKLQFPWDRYGASDDQSSCWVRVSQGWAGGQYGLIAIPRIGHEVIVSFLEGDPDQPIVTGRTFHATNPSPYPLPANKTRTSIRTSTHKGAGFNELRFEDQAGQEEVFIHAQKDMNTVVLNNRSTSVNVDHNENIGRDQTVVVQQNQTVSVIADQITEIQGEQTVVVKKNRSTVVEDNETLRVTNDIFIHAEDGSIQIGTGAGYISIKHSGDIEIVGNNLTLNGTRIDLN, via the coding sequence ATGGCAAACAGTACAGGATTACAGTTCACCGTTAAGGTCGGCGCATTGCCTGCATCAACCTTTTCCGTAGTGGATTTTCAGCTCAGCGAGGCGCTTAACCAGCCGTTTGCCCTGTCGCTGAATCTGGCCAGCCCCTTACCGGGGATCGATTTTGGTGCTGTTCTCGACCAGCCCTGCGAACTCCTGGTGTGGTACGAAGGCGAACTCCAAAGACGAGTGAGCGGTATTGTCAGCGCGTTCGCACAGGGTGACACCGGCTTTCGCCGCACGCGTTATCAGGCGGAAATCCGTCCGGCGCTGTGGCGTTTGGGGCTACGCACCAACGCCCGCATCTTTCAGGCACAGAAGCCAGAGGCAATTATCGGCGCACTGCTAGAAGAAGCAGGAATCACCGACTATGCCTTTGCGCTGCGTAACGAACACGCGGTGCGAGAATACTGCGTGCAGTACCGTGAAAGCGATTTAGCCTTTATTACCCGACTGGCCGCCGAAGAAGGCCTATTCTTCTTCCATGAGTTTGAGGAAGGCAAACACCGTGTCGTCTTTGCCGACGATGCAGGCGCGTTGGCAAAAGGACCTGAGCTGTTTTTCAACCTGGCGACACAGGGGCTGAGTGAAGGCGCATACGTCCACCGTTTCCGCTATGCCGAGGCGGTGAGTACTGCCGAGGTGGCGCTAAAGGATTACAGCTTCAAGACGCCAGCTTATGGCCTGCTGCACCAGAAGATAAGCGGTGAACTGGAACACCAGCGCGAAAGCTATCAGCACTTCGACTACCCCGGCCGTTTTAAACAAGATCCAAGCGGCAAGGCATTTACCGGCTATCGACTGGACGCGCTGCGAGCGGGGGCGATGACCGGATCGGGCGAATCCAATGCTGCTGAACTGATGCCGGGCAGCAGTTTTACCTTAACCGAACACCCCAATCTGGCACTCAATATCGCCTGGCAACTGGTTGCCATCACCCACAGCGGGCAGCAGCCGCAGGCGCTGGAAGAAGAAAGCGGCGGCGAACCGACCACCTACAGCAACAGCTTCGAGGTCGTGAAGGCCAGCACCACCTGGCGTGCTGATCTGCCGTACAAGCCGATGGTAGACGGTCCACAAATCGCCACCGTCGTCGGCCCGGCGGGTGAAGAGATCTACTGCGACCAATACGGCCGGGTAAAATTACAATTCCCGTGGGACCGCTACGGCGCGAGCGATGACCAGAGCTCCTGCTGGGTTCGCGTCAGCCAAGGTTGGGCCGGTGGTCAATACGGCCTGATCGCCATCCCACGCATAGGCCATGAAGTCATTGTGAGTTTCCTCGAAGGCGACCCAGACCAACCGATCGTGACGGGCAGAACCTTTCACGCCACCAATCCATCGCCCTACCCGCTTCCTGCTAACAAGACGCGCACCTCAATCCGCACATCAACCCACAAAGGCGCAGGGTTCAACGAACTGCGCTTTGAGGATCAGGCCGGTCAGGAAGAAGTGTTTATCCATGCTCAGAAAGACATGAACACCGTGGTGCTGAATAACCGCAGTACATCGGTGAATGTGGATCACAACGAAAACATTGGCCGCGATCAGACGGTCGTCGTGCAGCAGAACCAAACGGTTTCCGTCATTGCCGATCAGATTACCGAGATCCAGGGGGAGCAAACGGTGGTGGTGAAGAAAAACCGGAGCACCGTCGTGGAAGACAACGAAACGCTAAGGGTAACCAACGATATCTTTATCCACGCCGAAGATGGCAGCATTCAGATTGGTACGGGTGCGGGCTATATCTCAATCAAGCACAGCGGGGATATTGAGATCGTCGGGAATAACCTGACGCTGAACGGCACCCGTATCGATTTGAATTAA
- a CDS encoding DNA/RNA non-specific endonuclease, with protein MLSDILNRVARVGAMHAGKGPTPPAGRPQPGQGKPPTSPGKTIKHKSFLGALAGAIAGAVVAAVAFAAAAAVAGAIAVAVVGTGGMGAALVVGAVKLAVGFGAVSLLGGLISSVSSKVSAMVDSGSPPFGPVSSGSDTVFAEKQKISRAEVDTVACTKHNSPQLIAQGSETVYVNGSPAARIDDKTVCGATIKEGASTVFFGSGQQTCLEISDEFSWWEKALLIAVEFLVPPSRGMFKGLGKLFTRGPTAVLKGIRMGALRTAVGLRRAVRCASKGFKNNKGLARFKEATRGFLKDPVYIPSGDVIEMRQDIELGQTLPLLFERTYRSTATHDGLLGHGWYDTWSETAQVSRDGLNTHVVITLAQGYDIDFTFHQDVQSVFCPLYPAFTLYRRAKGFSLWDRDSLTWREFDVPQGDRLLLSSIHDPHDNRITLIRDPKGYLRKVRHSDGIELLLVWRGEYLHQIQSIDTGQKTLLAEYRQDEQGRLVEADAAHAYHLLYDYDKENRLTRWHDNDQTWASYDYDHQGRCIYTTCADGYLTAHFEYLDDRVVMTDGLGQRSEFGFNHLHLMSWEKSPLGHVTRYDYDDHGNLLREISPAGRVIEFTYLDDSGLVSAFTDGSGHAWAYDYDDAQRLCGITDPLGRIWQWAFDEAGNPEKLTGPDTREVRFTWNRHGLLTQVSDQAGEVQARLRYDHRQRLLSASDALGRTQQLRYDQQDRVVQWQRPDGAQYRLGYRRASWKLPEQLIRPDEKEEKRQYDKHNNLLSYVDGNGALWRQSYGSFDLLTSRTDAQDRTWRYEYDKESQQLVAVIAPDGSRWQWWLDADARVIRERDMAGTDTHYSYDEDGNCIAIRNAEGEIRHFLYDGRGLLIKETAPDDTLHYRYDAAGRLVEVTSATSHIQLEYDLRDRVVREWLNGTLLTRQFDDTARTVARTLAWEDQSDDALISTFAYSAAGELQQVQLPDGAELTLAHDAAGRESSRSGGAFAQHREYDVMGWLTREMSGQQQDGRLHATQTREYLYDGVGNLAGVRHNRETRGYRLDATGRVLSVLSGGAGRAVETDEAYRYTRNGLPQDTSRLTEWQAGRLTQHDDTHYQYDKAGRLIRKQVVQPGYRPQVWHYRWDSRNQLRVVDTPAGERWFYRYDPFGRRTSKRCEQTLDDIRYLWDGDQIAEVRHYRNGERVARRHWVHNGWELLVQQRQNNHGRWETDFVTSSQNGEPQALYRPDGTLRWQAPKSTLWGQRPGSAEDPADPGLAFAGQYRDTESGLCYNRFRYYDPAGGCYVSPDPIGVLGGDNNYGYVQNPLTWIDPFGLAGCNIRYGELDHLGRPTGVKARLDSSYINTGTHANPAIQPPGFITGAGSNRARGHLLGRQLGGSGDDVRNLVTIQHRPVNTPDMSSIEGRIRKALERGEIVDVSVTPIYKGPSRIPAGITMNAQGSGGFFESVTLLNPPGM; from the coding sequence ATGCTGAGTGACATTCTGAACCGTGTTGCCCGCGTCGGTGCCATGCACGCAGGCAAAGGCCCGACGCCGCCTGCTGGTCGTCCTCAACCGGGCCAGGGAAAACCCCCGACATCACCGGGCAAAACCATCAAGCACAAAAGCTTTCTCGGCGCGCTGGCTGGAGCGATCGCAGGAGCGGTTGTGGCAGCGGTAGCCTTTGCCGCCGCTGCGGCAGTCGCAGGAGCCATTGCCGTCGCCGTTGTCGGAACGGGTGGCATGGGGGCGGCACTGGTTGTCGGGGCAGTCAAACTGGCGGTGGGATTTGGTGCCGTCAGCCTGCTGGGGGGGTTAATTAGTAGCGTCTCCAGCAAAGTTTCCGCCATGGTAGACAGCGGATCCCCGCCGTTTGGGCCGGTTTCTTCAGGCTCAGATACGGTGTTTGCGGAGAAGCAGAAGATTTCCCGCGCTGAAGTTGACACGGTCGCCTGTACCAAACACAACTCGCCTCAGTTGATTGCGCAAGGAAGTGAAACTGTCTACGTCAATGGATCACCGGCCGCACGTATCGACGATAAAACCGTCTGTGGCGCCACCATCAAGGAAGGAGCATCCACCGTCTTTTTTGGATCCGGTCAGCAAACCTGTCTGGAGATTAGTGACGAATTCAGTTGGTGGGAAAAAGCGCTACTGATCGCGGTAGAGTTTCTGGTTCCGCCCAGCCGGGGCATGTTCAAAGGACTCGGCAAGCTGTTTACACGTGGTCCCACCGCGGTGCTCAAAGGCATCCGCATGGGTGCGTTGAGAACAGCAGTAGGGCTACGGAGAGCGGTTCGATGTGCCAGCAAAGGATTTAAAAATAACAAAGGTTTGGCACGCTTTAAGGAAGCGACCCGGGGTTTTCTAAAAGATCCGGTCTACATTCCCAGCGGGGATGTGATCGAGATGCGTCAGGATATTGAGCTTGGGCAAACTCTCCCTCTGCTCTTTGAACGCACTTACCGCTCCACCGCTACCCATGACGGCCTGCTGGGACACGGCTGGTATGACACCTGGAGCGAAACGGCACAGGTCAGCCGCGATGGCCTGAATACCCACGTCGTCATCACACTGGCGCAGGGATACGACATCGATTTCACCTTCCATCAGGATGTGCAGTCGGTATTTTGTCCGCTCTATCCCGCTTTTACTCTGTACCGGCGGGCAAAGGGCTTTAGCCTATGGGATCGTGACAGCCTCACCTGGCGTGAATTCGATGTGCCTCAGGGCGATCGGCTACTTCTGTCTTCGATACATGACCCGCACGACAACCGCATTACCCTGATCCGCGATCCAAAAGGCTATCTGCGCAAGGTACGCCACAGTGATGGTATCGAACTGCTGCTGGTGTGGCGAGGCGAGTATCTGCACCAGATACAGAGTATTGATACCGGGCAGAAAACCCTGCTGGCTGAATACCGGCAGGATGAACAGGGCCGACTGGTCGAGGCCGATGCTGCCCATGCCTATCATCTGCTCTACGACTACGACAAAGAAAACCGACTCACGCGCTGGCATGACAACGACCAGACCTGGGCGAGTTACGACTATGATCATCAGGGTCGTTGCATCTACACCACCTGTGCCGACGGCTATCTGACCGCGCATTTTGAGTATCTCGACGATCGCGTAGTCATGACCGACGGATTAGGTCAGCGCAGCGAATTTGGCTTCAATCACCTGCACCTGATGAGCTGGGAAAAATCCCCGTTAGGGCACGTCACCCGCTACGATTACGACGACCACGGCAACCTGCTGCGTGAGATTTCCCCAGCAGGCCGGGTGATTGAGTTCACCTATCTGGACGACAGTGGACTGGTGAGCGCATTCACCGACGGCAGCGGTCATGCCTGGGCCTATGACTACGACGACGCGCAGCGGTTATGCGGTATCACCGATCCGCTGGGGCGCATCTGGCAATGGGCGTTCGATGAGGCTGGCAATCCGGAGAAACTCACGGGGCCGGATACCCGCGAAGTACGATTTACCTGGAACCGCCACGGCCTTCTGACGCAGGTGAGCGATCAGGCGGGCGAGGTTCAGGCACGGCTGCGTTACGATCACCGCCAACGGTTGCTAAGTGCCAGCGATGCGCTGGGGCGTACCCAGCAGTTGCGCTATGACCAGCAGGACAGAGTCGTGCAGTGGCAGCGGCCGGACGGCGCGCAATACCGGCTGGGCTATCGCCGTGCGAGCTGGAAACTGCCGGAGCAACTGATACGCCCCGATGAGAAAGAGGAAAAGCGTCAGTACGACAAGCATAACAATCTGCTGAGCTATGTGGACGGCAACGGGGCACTGTGGCGCCAGAGCTACGGCTCCTTTGACCTGCTCACCTCGCGGACGGATGCACAAGATCGCACCTGGCGTTACGAGTACGACAAAGAGAGCCAGCAGTTGGTCGCCGTTATCGCCCCGGACGGCAGTCGCTGGCAATGGTGGCTGGATGCCGACGCGCGGGTTATCCGCGAACGGGATATGGCGGGCACCGACACCCACTACAGCTATGACGAAGACGGCAACTGCATCGCCATCCGCAATGCCGAAGGCGAAATCCGCCACTTCCTGTATGACGGACGCGGGCTGCTCATCAAAGAAACCGCACCGGACGATACCCTTCATTATCGCTATGACGCCGCAGGCAGGCTAGTCGAAGTCACCTCCGCAACCAGTCATATCCAACTGGAGTATGACCTCCGTGACCGGGTGGTGCGGGAGTGGCTGAACGGCACCCTGCTTACCCGGCAGTTTGATGATACCGCACGCACTGTGGCACGCACGCTGGCCTGGGAAGACCAGAGCGATGATGCCCTGATCAGCACCTTTGCTTACAGCGCCGCGGGTGAACTGCAACAGGTGCAGTTGCCGGACGGCGCGGAGCTCACCCTTGCCCATGATGCCGCCGGACGGGAATCTTCCCGTTCAGGCGGGGCGTTCGCCCAGCACCGGGAATATGACGTGATGGGCTGGCTGACGCGCGAGATGAGCGGTCAGCAGCAGGATGGTCGTCTGCATGCCACACAGACAAGGGAATACCTGTACGACGGCGTGGGCAATCTGGCTGGCGTTCGCCATAACCGTGAAACCCGAGGCTATCGTCTGGACGCCACCGGGCGCGTGCTGTCCGTCCTGAGCGGTGGCGCAGGCCGCGCAGTCGAAACTGACGAAGCCTATCGCTATACCCGCAACGGCCTGCCGCAGGATACCTCCCGACTCACCGAATGGCAGGCGGGCAGGCTGACTCAGCACGACGATACTCACTATCAGTACGACAAAGCCGGACGGCTGATACGCAAGCAGGTGGTGCAGCCAGGCTATCGCCCCCAGGTCTGGCACTACCGCTGGGACAGCCGTAACCAGCTCCGGGTTGTCGACACCCCGGCGGGCGAACGCTGGTTCTACCGCTACGACCCGTTCGGGCGGCGCACCAGCAAACGCTGTGAGCAGACGCTGGATGATATCCGCTACCTGTGGGACGGCGACCAGATAGCCGAGGTGCGGCATTATCGCAACGGTGAACGCGTTGCCCGCCGCCACTGGGTACACAACGGCTGGGAGTTGCTGGTTCAGCAGCGGCAGAATAACCACGGACGCTGGGAAACCGATTTTGTCACCAGCAGCCAGAACGGTGAACCTCAGGCCCTGTACCGACCCGACGGCACCCTACGCTGGCAGGCACCGAAAAGCACCCTCTGGGGGCAGCGACCAGGCTCTGCTGAAGACCCTGCCGACCCGGGCCTTGCCTTTGCCGGACAGTACCGTGACACAGAAAGCGGGCTATGTTATAACCGTTTTCGGTACTACGACCCTGCCGGTGGATGTTATGTCTCGCCTGACCCGATAGGGGTGTTGGGGGGTGATAACAATTACGGGTATGTACAGAATCCGCTTACATGGATCGATCCGTTTGGGTTGGCTGGCTGTAATATACGATACGGTGAACTAGATCACCTAGGTCGCCCAACTGGTGTAAAAGCTCGCTTAGATTCAAGCTATATAAATACAGGTACGCACGCTAATCCTGCTATCCAGCCACCTGGATTTATTACAGGAGCAGGTTCTAATCGTGCTCGTGGACATTTGTTGGGGCGGCAATTGGGCGGTTCGGGCGATGATGTGCGTAATTTGGTTACTATTCAACATCGTCCAGTGAATACCCCAGATATGAGCAGTATCGAAGGACGTATAAGAAAAGCGTTAGAACGAGGGGAAATAGTTGATGTATCGGTAACGCCTATCTATAAAGGTCCTTCTAGAATACCAGCGGGTATAACAATGAATGCTCAAGGTAGTGGCGGCTTCTTTGAAAGCGTTACTCTTCTTAATCCTCCAGGAATGTAA